One Oryzias latipes chromosome 21, ASM223467v1 genomic window, ccggatattgataaatcatgtaataaaatggttatagtataacggggtgggattatataagttcgcttccttccactccctttcaagcaatatttattaatcatgtctaattatcctaagtttgattagttaccgtatgaatgtataactgatgattatattgtttttgtgtattatttctatttgattgcttgaaataaaccatttcaaatcaaatcaaaaacactGTATCGTCACGTCTTTACAAAATTCAAAGTTTCCACACATTTGAACTGTGTGTTCATCACGCGTGTTTTCTTCTGTGATGGCACTTGGACGTTTTTACATTCTAGTAAAATAAAGCGGACAtctctcaatccaaatggtattttccaatatcattATAAtcaattgatttgattttgaatatattttaaaatggtatatgtctatttgatttgatttgtttaacaACTTACCACAGATAGAACAATCTGCTTAGATCAcaggaatataaatcaattcattgaTTAATCTGATTAGTCGTTTCACCActattaaaaatgtacatttgtaaAAGATACAGCTGCATCACATGATATTTAAATGGTTTCactaaaaggaaaataagaataaatgtacaaaaattaCGCTATGATGACCTTACTGATTTCTTCTTTGAATTATCGATGAATGCTTTTCAGACATGTCTACCCTTGATTTAATTTAGTTAATGTATACATATCGGTAATGCTTTGGCTAAAAATCTTTAATTATCATATAAAATCTAAAGATACAGAAGaagatgacacaaaaaaaagatgcagtAACGTTATTCAAGGCTAAAACAATGCTACATGCAATATTTGTCaaacaaattataatattacTATTTATGACCTCATATACCTCAAACAGTTGCACTGGAAAGCGTCTTTAACAGGAGCTTCTTATAGCTGttgtaatacatttttatccGATCATGTAACTTTTCCTTATACAGTAGAGTTAGTCGTGGTGTAACACAGGGCTCTGTGGTTGGTCTAATGTGCTTTTGTCTTTGCATGTCTCTATTAGGTAACATTATAAGGCAGCTCAGcataaacacttttttccaGTATCTGGCAGTTTCAAACTTCTCTAAAAAGTCTTCAGCTGCTTGAAGCTACGTCCACAAGTCGGAAGATCTGTGTTGTATTAAAGCAGGACCTTAAGAAATCTTTATAAACTGATACTATGGACAAACAAATTTGGTTCAGAGACTCGTGTAACAAATCAGTCTCTAATGGCTGAATAAATATCAGTTCAGAAAAGAATTATTCAACTTGGTTTATGGTTAATTTTTTCTATGATGTCTTTATGTCCCCATTTTTTACAGTCTATATCTGCACGTTGGGTAacaatgttaatatttattttctgtgcacCTGTACTCTTAAAGTCTGTTAGCTAACTGCACTTGTTCCACCATCCATTCTGCTTATGTCACCGATAAAGTTATTATTTTGGCCTGATTTCATTTCAGATGGTGACTCAGTAACACATTTGTCAGAAATCTCTGACAACAAAGACAATCTGACTGAGCATCTGAATGCTGTTATTGAGAGGATGAATTCCAGCCTCATTGAAACAACCAAGAAGCTGATGGACTTTAAACAGAGTAAGTCTGAAAAtcctttattaaaaatgtacatttgtgaAGATGCAGCTATAACATGTATTATTCCAATAGTTtctctgaaaagaaaagaaaaagagtagacgaaaaaaagttattgtttttaaatgatgtgCAATACACAATATTTAACAAAATGATCAACGGTTTTGTTTGCAATCATAGGTCTTCCTTGAAACATTGATAACTTTCTGAGATGATTACACTTGATTTCAGTTTAATAATAATGCTTTGGCTAAAACCCTAAAGTTGTAAAAATTGATGCAACAAAAGTAGAACCCAAATTTAAGTATAAGTTTTCTTTTGTCCTAAAACTTCCTTATTTTTGGTGTTAGATCACAGAACAAGCCAGATTCTCacattgttgctgctgctgcaaaaaaatatatctgaCATTTGCTGAAACCATTTTTGACACCAATCATAAGGAACAGAAATTGACTATGAATTTATTCAGAACCTTTAAACTCATTCAGAGCCTGTATGCGGCAACATGAGCGGTTCAGGCACACACTAAATAAAATGGGGACTCAAACCAAGTGGATACGTgtgttcaaatttaaaaagatctattataaatactatttaaaagataaaaccaCTAGGGGCCTAAAGCCAACCTGTAAACAGAAAGCTGGTcactcaacaaaaacaaaacaccccACTCACATGCATACACAGAATGTGACAACGGAAAAACTGAACTTCCACTTGACAACCAGTTACTGTTGCAAGTAGCTAGGAAAGAGAAGAAGTTACGAGTTTCAAACAGCCTCCAAGTCTCAAGAGTGCCTGTGCAGCGACGTGATAGGCCACAAGTGGGGGTGTTGTGTGGAGGTCGCTGCTGTTCAGCACTGACTCAGTGGACCGTTTGAGAAGAGGGACCCGTGATGCATCTGCAATTAAACCCAACAAGGCCACCAAAACCTGTACTAAGCAGCGGGTTCCACATtaaagaccaggggcctcatttataaaactttgcgtaggatttgcgtcagaaatggcgtacggatgaaacataggacgtgcgtacgcacagaaatattcggagttacaAAACCGTGCGCACACAcgtcctacgcatctttcccttaataaatcacaaccaattctaaatgctgcgcagcttttgcggcttcatgacacgcctatagttgcccataaatagtccgtgaaacgcccacaaatgaatattcattgattgcgaaaccatggcacacaccgagaggaaatcaaaaaaacgtaacttcactcaatgtgaagtagaagttatcgttggcgaggtggaaaagaggagaaaagtgttgtttggagggcacagtgtgggcattactaatgccaaaaaggcacgtgagtggcagacggcggcagacgccgaaaatgctgcagcctcaaaacctcggaccgtggccgaaataaaaaagaaaaggtcggacatcaaagtcaaggcaaaaaaacgtctagcgctgaaccccccccacacacacacacacccacccgtgtctgccacgggtgtgtgtgtggggggggggggggggggggacaccggagctgacccctcctgatgagagactggcggcaataattggggaatcccttttaagtggagtggtgactgaggcgcagggggacgccgacgcaccagatgcaccgggtgacacacccccaaaagcccgcagaggaagtcggaaccggctcataagccactcgtcctcgtttgccaacaagtcttcatgctgtctaaagatgcgttcactccgaattctttcatttgccacatcttctaagagcgcaagatcagccattgtgcgtcattacgcattgtgatggggcattttatttccatccatttaattacatctgacaagctacagatgtcggtaataatcgatgtggaaatgggaaattgttcagcgcgaatgtaatttctttttgcttGCTGAAtagttgagacatacgccatacattattttatcaaaaataaaacaaactaaaggcatatgcatgaataccataattctgaaccttatgaagaaatgttttactatgaaacaactttccccagtggacaattaatacatctctctctatctatccatctgtctgtctgtctgcacctatatctgctccgccagacggacacattgacgagaatgtcagttttgtacattatttcgttctgttaaatatattatttatgaggatgaattgcacaacatgccaatattgcagaacatatttcacttttcgtttgcaaataagtgttcatttgaatttctgttgtaattttcatttgattttttttgtttgtttcactgctgatcgatcaaacgggtgttcgtgtaggctttTAATTGTAatacttgctttgtgaagtcttcatgttatttatgagaggcagtattgtcattttcactttcacgtgtttcctccatctgccgacggcgtcgccgtttctcatttcacccgtttttgtgcgtacgtctgggtcagagcttgcgtgaaggaccgcacattttcccgtcaagtttgctttttataaatctcaactattgcgtagagagttgcgtacgccttcttttgtacgtacgcaacgtttataaatgaggccccagatcacTGCTGAGTATCACCTGAAGGGAGGGGCAGGGAGCGATTCACTCCGTTCCAATTCACCTTTCTCTAGCCACAAGCAGATCCACTGTGTGACAAGGAATTGTGATAACCACTGCACTGACAGAGGAGCAGGACCCCAGATAGAGAGGCAGTCTCAGCCAGGAATCAGGGAGAGCAGCTCAGTCCTATTTTATAGGTGGCCGTGCTCATTAGCAGCACCAGAATGGGAGTGACTACACCTGTGACCCAATTAGCTCATCCTGCCACATgtagataaaatgaaaaacaatttgcTTATTGCAAGTAATGTGTTAATATTTTGTCCTgcttaaaatgtcaaatgtgtTCCAGGGAAAACAGGATGTCCTGAGAAATGGATCAGATTTAGTTcttcttgttactttttctcTGGAGAGTCTAAGTCCTGGGATGAAGCAAGAGAGTTCTGCAGAGCAAGAGGAGCTGATCTGGTGGTGATAAACACTGAAGGGGAAAATGTAcgttattgtatttttggtctATTTGGATTACATCAACATTTACAAATCAACCATAACATTTAAGCATCCGTCTGATTGGGTTTAGACAGATTCTCAATGTAATTTAGATCTTATTAAAAGACTGAAGCAACTCCCTAGAactgtaaaaatgtgtaaaatgggAATCAGTATTTTGATTGTCTGATCCGCATCAGAAACCAGGTGGTTTTAACTTCTGCCAAAGAAAGTGGATTATTCAAGGAAATACTCTGGTGTGAATTAGGCCTTacaatgtaaatgtatttatgaagTCAACCAGGAAACCCTTTTTGTTTGCCAGAGTATTCTAAACATGTGTGTTAAGATGTTTTCCACCTTGATGTCTCTGTGGAAAATCTTTTTGTCCTGAAGGGAAATGGCTGCTTTTACTAGTTGTTTCAGGATAATCTTGgcttctttttctccaaacaaATCTCTACGTTCTTGAACGTGAGTCTGAAGATCCACTGCTGGCATTGGTCTCTCCAAAACCAAGATCAGCTCATGTGGCAGCACATACCAGTCTAGCAAGGCGATTGGTGCTTTGCTGCTGGCGGAGTTTGATGTTCCGCTCCTGAGTTTCAGCATCACAACCACTTCCATGGAtaacttttttccctttttatccACGTGTTTGCAGCACTGGTACTTATTGGGGACGTGTTTGATGGCAACGTCCAAATGATCTGATTTGCGATagccagcaaacacagatccgcATCCTCCTTGACCGAGTGGATTCAGTTGCACATATTTTGCCTCAAATTTAAGCTTTGGGTTTTCTTCTTCAGCTGGAATTTCTTTTGAATCTTTTTCCCAGCGATTGTTCCAGATAGCTTGACTTTCTCTTTCTGTTATGGTCAGGAATTGAGAATGCAGATTCATCATTTAGGGAAGGAAATTCAATTccccttcttttctttgttggtGTTGCAGattctttgtcattttcaaacattttccttttggtGCATCATCTTGAAATTGAACAGTGACATTTAGTGGGTCACTGTGAAATGGAGGATTTTGATCTTTGCTTTCAAGGAAAAGGACTTTTCTAAGAAAACTGCCCTGTTTCTGAAACATGGTTTTCAAAAATTTTTAGTAAGGAGTAAACCTGACTTGGGTTAGCACGTCTGTAAGAGCATTCGTTTGGTCATCATGATGTCATAAAGCTGTTGGTGACATACTTTGTAATGTTGCTAGGCAACATGACTCTAAGGCTTCATCAAAGGGCCCTGATGATGCCTTCATGATGTCATGTTGCTAGGCAACGGAACTTTTTTCTTAGGACAGAATAGGAATGATGCTATCACTAACACAATTCATCAGTGCTCTCCAGCTGTTCAAACAATGATAAGTCAATGTTGAAAACAGAATCAAGAAAACTATGGAACAAAAAACTtaaggacagaaaagaaaatgcaaagtaaaaaagaacATACATTCACAGGTAAATACATGTATTGCACACAAACATTATTGCACTTCCATACTTCCTGAGGTCACTAGCAGCTTATTTTCTGAGTTATTCCTCCTGAGTTTTCTTAAGTGTAGACGCTGGGCCTTCTCCACTGCTGCTGTGGTGTTTTCTgtccaggagaggtcctcaGTGATCAGGTAGCAAAAAGAGTGTACCCTATCCACGCTGTCTCTATTGATGTACAGTGGGAGTCTGAAACTACGTGATCAGGCCCAATTTCCGATCATCTGATCAGATCAGAACATCTCTTGTCACTGCACTAACCTCTTTGTCTCATTTGGATAAATCAAATTTTTAGCTGACTTATCACTATAACACAGAAGTACAATGTACTACGCCGATAAGCTCgttttcattctgtttttgaTATAGCCTTTTGTGGCAGTTTCCCCTGACTGAAACTTCACACAAGAActcaaacatacacacacatacacatgatAAACTCAGGGACCAAGCTAATGCTGGTTGGGTGGGTGCACACAGTCAACCATTATAACATCTGAGCAAGTTCCCTGATAATGATAACACACACTGAAGGACACTCTGTTAACTCCTTTATTATTTTGggtggtttgtttgggtttattatgtttatgtattttagCATGTTTTGCTGACTTGTGCCTTACCTTTTGCAGTTTCACTGCCTGGGTCAAAGGACTCGATCAAATATGGTTGTTCCactgaaagttttattttcttcttcagtgAAGATAAGTTAGCATTGTACTGTTTGTTGAAAATGGAGGAAGAGATAATCAAATGTTTAGATGTTGTATATTCATGTTTGTATAAACTCATTGTTACTTTGGAATTGGTCCTTCTTGGAAGGCTGATCACAATTCCGGCCACTGTAAGCCTGTGAGCCACAGGAATCCTTTAAACCCCTCAATAAAATGTTGATTGACAAAAGCTTGTTTGTAAAGGATTAACTAGTTAGTTGATGTCTATAGTCTGCTTATGGTTGTGCTGtagctcaaaataaaaatagtttatttaattttcttttattatttttaaatgttttgatgaTATCCTATTTGAATTCgaatgcatttaaatcattaacTTCTGttaactttgacattttgaaagtgtttcctttctttttgaaAGGCTGCTGAACAGCTTTATGAGTCAaagcaaaagtacattttattttttcttttcacacaatatttttacatgttttgcagactttTCTTGTTACATTCAGAGATCAACCAGTCTGGATTGGACTGACTGATAAAGTCCACGAGGGAACCTGGAAATGGGTAGATGGAAGTCCTCTGACTCTGACGTGAGTGTTCAGTCTGAATCAGTGCTACTAAAACACAGAGTGGGCTGGGGGTTGGTTTAACTGCTTGCATTTGATTATAATTGTTTCTTTCTGTAGTGGGTTAAAAGGCACAACATTAACACACAGTCAAATTTATATCTATGTGTATATTAggaaaattttgtttgtttttttaattgagaaaTACAAATACGGTAATTAGATGCATGTCTGTATGCTGTCTGaatcagattatttttattttctgacctGACAGGTTCTGGGGAGACGATCAGCCTGATGATGGTGGTGGAATACAAGCTTACGGAGAAGAAGACTGTGTTCAAATTAGATATACTTCTGGATCCTGGAATGATGTTGCATGCAAAATGTCTCAGAAGTGGATCTGTGAAAAAGAAGcaactttatttgtttgaaaattaCTTAAAATTGAGATGCATTTTGATCTGGTTTTTTTACCTTTCAGAAAACATATATGGTACAAGACCATGCAAAAAATTGCTTATTTTTCAAAAGTAGAAAATACTTGTAGCTCAATTTGAAAGAGAAATAACTACTTAATATATTccttacttaaaaatgtaatcagTTCTTTTATCAAAATCTGCTTTGTGTCTGAAGATTtcgtttttaaatttgacatttcattgcCAATCGAAGAActtcttttatgcttttttgacGACAGTTGAATGAGATTTCTATCAATCAGCTTCTTAGTTTTGGTTTCTGCTTAATCTCACTTTTCATGCAACACTTCTTTCATTTGTATTTCATAgctcataaaacataaaatatcaacataaaaactgttcattcttttcttatagttttctgtgttttggttttacatttcAGGGCCtgactataaaaaaaacaacaacacagtaCTAAAAGAATTAAATTTGAGCTTTTCCAAACTGGGTAAcatcagattttgttttttgttttttaatttacaaaatctGACTATGGGGTACTAATGTTCTGCAGAACTTCTTGGTGTGTAGGTTTTATATGTACCAGTTGCAATAAAATTAGAGTCTTAGCTTGCTACATGTGTTAAATGCCACCTTTAGCATGTGGTCAATGTGTCCACATGCTAAAGGTGTGACAAATATGGccagctcttcttctgtttttagccaaacttttttttttttagcaaaacaaacatcaggtgcattctacggtggccctgaagtgcacatcaaatcaacaaatcactccacATGAAAACACGTAAAAGGTCACAACGACTActagaaaagcaaaacaaataatagtagtaaaacaaaatttatttcaaatcaaaatttccattaaatgaaaaaaataagtctACACACGactttgaaaataataataataatataatggattggatttatctgcacttttcaagacacccaaagcacttacattgtgtccattattcattcactcctcattcatacttggtgatggtaagctatggttgtagccacagctgccctggggcagactgacagaggcgtggctgccagttcgcgcctacggcccctctgaccatcaccgggatcattcatacacattcacacaccagtgaagccacactggaggcaaggagggtgaagtgacttgcccaaggacacaacgacattttggctcgtgggagcagggatcgaactgccaacccttcgatcattgaacgacccgctcaaccacctgagccactgtcaccCCCATCAATAAGATTTGAAGGGGAATGGAAGAAGCTAATGCTTATAAAAGTCCAAACCCCCACTCAACAACACTCGTAACAACAAAACGAGATTTAACAATTTGACATATCTCTAACATAAGAGAAACACCTGAcaaagacagacaggtgactagcctgtcacctgtctgtcttcGAGAAAGATGACGGTACAAGTGATTGAGGAGAATTGAAAAttctccttaacccttgtgctatcctaggcactttaacgttgggagttgggtcacctagacccactagacagtgctctgaaccttttctcttcaaatatttgtaatcttcactggtgtccatggattacatgaaatctttccacctttatccacctttgtcatggtagggagaacacatcaatgtaatctggaggtcatctaagatagcacaagggttaatttaataaaatagcAACCAATGTTAGTTAAAACACCAACCAATTTTCCACATTATATCATTAtaatgtggaaaatattattccATAATAATAGATAGAAGTGAAACgtgtcacggtgcctccggCTGTTGCCtccccctccctgctctctctttggaaccagctgacctccATCACCTCATCATCTGGCAGAACagtcttaaggagatccactcCAGCAttctacgccagtccgttatactcactccggtgatcATGCCTGGCCTCAAGTTGAGTAACTCTCGCTCTAGTAAATCCTAGCTTGTATTTACCGTTTGTCTCACGTATTCAGGTCATCTCTTCACTGATCACGCTGATTCCTCACCACGTTCCTGTCTCATCGTCCTTGGCCTCTCCACTCACTCCAAGCggtgctcgccgtcctcggtGCTCCGCCTCGCCACAGACTGTCTACGCCGTCCTCTGCGCTCCACCTCGTCACAAGCTGCCCCGCATCGTCCTCGGTGCTCTCCCTCGCTCCCAGCAGTTTCCCGCATCCACGACGTCCACTTCCATCTCTTATTaaacatcctcattctacatcgcctcctgagtttcttccgggttccagcatctgggtctcccttGTAGTCCGACCATGACAGAAACGATTAATAATGATTCAATTCGATATTTGTTGTTGGTGATTCGATTCACTTTCCAGTCTTCCGTTTCGAAGGAGGAAACGCCACGCAGGCATAGAGCAGCTGCACTCCTCAACTCTATTTACTGCATAAAAGAGAAAAGCAATTCCTAAATATGCcaccggaagaaaaaaaaacagtgttggaGGAATATGAGGACTTGAAGAAAATCCTTGATTTCGTGCTGGATGAGATCAAAGTTATAAAGATTGTTTACGGACAAATTCAGGAGAAGTGTTTCAACAGGATGGATTTAATCGAAAAACGAATGGATGACAAAAGCAGATCTCCAGATCTAACAACGTGAAAATCattggattaaaaataaaatccggtCATACGCGCATGCAGTGACCGTCGAGAACGGTGAGGAATCCAAGAAGCAGCAGACGaactctgtggaaaaacaggtGGAGGAATTCATAAAGTCCAAAAGAATTTCTCTGAATGGTGAGCAAATCGACCTTAACATATTCAGTGATAATGATAACAACCTTCAAGACATCGACCCTGATCTATTCTTATCCACTGTTAATATGGACTGCAAATATTACACCGTTGATGACTTTAAAAACTCGGTTATCCCAGAAGAAAAGCTTTCAATTCTTCACTTTAACAGCAGAAGCATGAATACCAACTTTGAAGACATCAAGGACTATTTACAGAATATGGGGCATTCTTTTGATATCATGACCATATCTGAAACTGTGACATGGACGCTGATTTTGAATTGGAAAACTATGAATTCAACTATGTgaacagagtaaacaaaaaaagtggagGAGAcgaaataaatgtgaaaaataatacaaagtTTACAGTAATTGATAAATTGTCAGTTGCAGCGGCTGGAATACTGGAATGTCTTACAATTGAAATATGTAACGATTCagggaaaaatgtcattacagtgatcccttgctatatcacggtttacttttcacggtttcgctacttcacggatttgcatcgtgcattgtgttctgcattctgattggctaaaaaagtcactccgcttcttctctacctgcgcgtcaataatgttgcagtttaatatgtacacgtacgtaaatcagctttccaaattacgtacatgcaaatcatcttgcaatttcaagtttctctaaaacccatagaaaaagagcgacaccaactgtcaatcactatgttcttctcccgaacaaacacacacagctgcaccgcgggcttgagaaggagaaaacactgcagcttctcagactgaagagcattgaaatacacctgagccactatttgtccgtttgtactttgtatttttttcatgatcattttaaattttctcccgtttaatccaattcttcgggtcgcggtgggcggggctaatctccgcgatttgaagccttctgtttacatcgatgattcaaattattatttgatagtacagaagttatttgttgaaaaaaaacgtttttaaagtactttgatttgtgaaacaaatgtttgagcctgtaaaatggtttgttctttcttttcaatgtataacagagtatttaattgtataataattgttaaaaaaaatagaggtttctacttcacggattttgcctatcacgggttctttttggaacgtaacccccgcgataaacaagggtttactgtataaaCTGTGTTTATAGGTCGCCAGTGTCAAGCCTAGAATGTTCagtgactggatggaaaagatgtttacctctcttcctctttcggcttcccccatcaggggtcgccacagcgaacaagtcgcatggtaaacttggcaatgttttacaccggatgcccttcctgacgcaaccttctcaaactgggcttggaaccggcacagaggtggagaagggaacagggagcagcccggagtcgaatccagatttcacggacggaaggcgctgcaaaccagcacgagctaaaccggctctctaaataacaaaatattattcatctgtggagacttcaatattgatctgataaaccccagcaaacataaagcaacctacgactttatcagcagaatgtatGCTATGAGTTTATATTCAACCATAAAACCAAGccatcttgatcatacaaaccatttattttatcaatctagACCTATCCGCACCTGCCCTCGCCGCCCACCTCTCGCCCCATCCGCCCTTACTGCCCACGTCTACACCCCACCCGCCCCTGCTCCCCTGGTGTAGGCACCACCGCCGGTCTCACCACCCACCTTTGAACTGACCCCACTTTCTGAACAGACACTACATaatcctgcccccccccccccccttctcttcaTTTGAGGCGGATCAGAGATGCAAGTGATGTCCAGGGTGTAGCCTTAGCCCAATAGTAGCCAGGCTCTTGCAGCTCTGTGTCCCCAAAAGGGATCAAACTGTTGAAGAAAATGGATGGCTGGATAGAAACTTGACTTTGTAGGTTTAGCATCCACAGGGGGTCATATTTTCCTTGTGTTGTTGCGTCTTTTGACTGTAAACTTGGTAACTCCTTAGTATGAATGTATGAAgagtttgtatgaatgtatgaacctatttttcattttgtgttagCATCCAACAGTGAAAGTTTTCACTTAACAAAGTGCCAGAACCTGAGTGAACCACAATATGAATGCATGAATCTTAAATTCAGATAACAGTTCATTTGACTATAGCTCATAGAATCAATGACATTTCAGGTATAATGCAAATATGTGAAGACAGACATGAAACACACTTGTTCTTTTCTCCAGTATGAAGAGACTTTTATTCCTGCAACACAGTTATTTACAAGATTTTTAGTTTTATGACTGACAAAAtcttaaccccttgtgctatcctaggcactttaacattgggagttgggtcatctagaccagtgtttttcaaccagtgtgccgcggcacactagtgtgccgtgggagatggtcaagtgtgccgtggaaaattgccctcattaactgatctaaaaacatttcccatctccaggattcagctctgtgttcatccaaacaggccctgataaaacactgaggagttaggaatataaaagatcgtaaaatactttttctttgcgtttattttattttattaaagacattttgataagaatgacagtaccacgattcagctgcagtTCCGGCTGtgtttgggaaaagtcccgttcctttaactgtctccaccaatcattcttggggagcttaatcacatgtcatcagtctgaccaatcagaagtggttaaagtcttcacttccttgtcccgatttagctcgtaaagtcgctcagttc contains:
- the LOC105356749 gene encoding C-type lectin domain family 17, member A → MEAIYENTGDEFKDPVFKFSVSNPPASIKSNRRFYLGVITFMVMLSVLLLAGLVILGLLYGDSVTHLSEISDNKDNLTEHLNAVIERMNSSLIETTKKLMDFKQRKTGCPEKWIRFSSSCYFFSGESKSWDEAREFCRARGADLVVINTEGENTFLVTFRDQPVWIGLTDKVHEGTWKWVDGSPLTLTFWGDDQPDDGGGIQAYGEEDCVQIRYTSGSWNDVACKMSQKWICEKEATLFV